A genomic region of Blastocatellia bacterium contains the following coding sequences:
- a CDS encoding DUF4430 domain-containing protein has product MTGNTVTVEVSNGPTIIVPWTSGMNAQQAIEAAFNAQGSPGEFTYSLQYFGSQFGYLVLMINETYESFMSSADPFYFWEFMVNGQPAQTGIDNTILNAGDTVTFELQVYDPTTHTSSTVGAKYKARLRAKQ; this is encoded by the coding sequence ATGACTGGAAATACGGTGACTGTCGAGGTAAGCAATGGGCCAACTATAATCGTTCCATGGACTTCAGGAATGAACGCTCAACAGGCTATTGAAGCAGCGTTTAACGCACAAGGTTCTCCTGGCGAGTTTACATATTCGCTTCAGTATTTCGGGAGTCAGTTTGGTTATCTCGTCCTGATGATCAACGAAACATATGAGAGCTTTATGTCATCCGCAGATCCTTTCTACTTCTGGGAGTTCATGGTCAATGGTCAGCCAGCACAAACAGGGATTGATAATACGATCCTGAACGCGGGCGATACAGTTACCTTCGAGTTGCAGGTATATGATCCTACAACCCATACAAGTTCGACTGTCGGGGCAAAGTACAAAGCGCGCCTGAGAGCGAAGCAATAA
- a CDS encoding ATP-binding protein: protein MDKNILIYWSGGKDSAMALYEISTNQRYCGYRTTGLLTTLTEGYDRISGHGVHRSLLECQAACLGLNLYKTYIPKRATMDEYESVIEEALLKNKREGTNVAATGDIFVEKRRMATFKKVGMKGCFPLMLKNTHDHVRRFLDLGFNAYVVCVDSAILDKSFVGRTLDENFLDQLPTGVDPCGENGEFHTFVFDGPVFRERVKCKLGEVVLRESFYFCDLLLDN, encoded by the coding sequence ATGGATAAAAACATATTGATTTATTGGAGTGGAGGAAAAGATAGCGCTATGGCACTTTATGAAATTAGTACAAATCAGCGATATTGCGGATACCGCACTACAGGTCTGTTGACCACGTTAACTGAGGGTTACGATAGAATTAGCGGTCATGGAGTGCACAGGTCTCTGCTGGAGTGTCAAGCTGCCTGCCTGGGATTAAATCTCTATAAGACCTATATCCCCAAGAGGGCAACAATGGACGAATATGAATCTGTGATTGAAGAAGCGCTTCTCAAGAATAAAAGAGAAGGCACTAATGTCGCAGCTACCGGAGACATATTTGTTGAAAAACGAAGGATGGCCACTTTCAAAAAGGTGGGGATGAAGGGCTGCTTTCCGTTAATGCTAAAGAATACCCATGATCACGTCAGGAGGTTCTTGGATTTAGGCTTCAACGCGTATGTTGTTTGCGTTGACTCAGCAATTCTCGACAAGTCATTCGTAGGAAGGACTCTCGATGAGAATTTTCTCGATCAGCTTCCCACAGGTGTTGATCCCTGTGGTGAGAATGGAGAGTTTCACACTTTTGTTTTCGATGGACCGGTATTTCGAGAGCGAGTAAAATGCAAGTTAGGCGAAGTGGTACTAAGGGAATCATTTTATTTTTGCGATCTGTTGTTAGATAATTAA